The following coding sequences are from one Hymenobacter sp. DG25A window:
- a CDS encoding DUF6702 family protein — protein MRRLVFLLIGLSISLAAMAHAYHASIMDVRYNAQKQQLEIALKVFTDDFEKALSQGQPKPISLLQMPATQTKPITAAYLARTLRFGTKPGETLPLTYLGMQHEGDAHWLYCTVKLPRALKSLTLHHKLLLDQFSDEMNIVNLEAGGKKQSTLFRSGEEEQTFSW, from the coding sequence ATGCGTCGTCTTGTATTCTTATTGATTGGCCTGAGCATCAGCCTGGCCGCCATGGCCCACGCCTACCACGCCAGCATCATGGATGTGCGCTATAATGCCCAAAAGCAGCAGCTGGAAATTGCCCTGAAGGTTTTTACCGATGACTTTGAAAAGGCGCTTTCTCAGGGGCAGCCCAAGCCCATCAGCCTGCTGCAAATGCCTGCTACCCAAACCAAGCCCATAACAGCCGCCTATCTGGCCCGTACGCTGCGCTTTGGCACTAAGCCCGGCGAGACTCTGCCGCTCACTTACCTAGGCATGCAGCACGAGGGCGACGCGCACTGGCTGTACTGCACCGTGAAGCTGCCCCGTGCACTCAAGAGTCTTACCCTGCACCACAAGCTGCTGCTGGATCAATTTTCAGATGAGATGAACATCGTGAACCTGGAAGCCGGCGGCAAGAAGCAAAGCACCCTGTTCCGGAGCGGAGAGGAAGAACAGACGTTTAGCTGGTAA
- a CDS encoding OmpA family protein, whose translation MPRSIRAILVLLALAGSLLAAQAQSALRVRPLNAKKIRQLRLRPDGTPEFANVNRVPFFYNKKDLKAIQQAEKRKNWKLARTLLEQYVAQFGIENFYRDTNMLWRLGQLCERNGQEEKAKAYYRLALKHHRQDVRKIQLYYDSLEKKDIDLYVPLQEYYALVEYRKNIATFHPPKGVYTSMGSGINSDAPDYGPAVTGDGNTLIFSSKRKMRGIHGVVDEDLYLSRREGEYWTDAEPLPKPINSPFNEGSACLTKDGKTIYFARCECPECHGNCDLYTANFKDGEWSVPKSLGTDVNSPAWDSQPTLSPGEDTLYFASDRLGGFGLSDIWYTHKLKNGEWSKAENMGPIVNTRESEVSPFYHPLYHVLYFSSRGQLLNFGDFDIYKTYRVRGRWQEPRNIGPLVNGKGSEYYFTIDADSRNLYYARSEQKDMKNLDLYSFPLPMEAQPLATTHVEGSLVDSVSSKPLGGIVSVIDTDDGIEVASKYLREDGSFDFDLIEGSHYVLLIQSPDFFSVEKKLELKGDTVMKLMTNSFQYGIPMIFKNIEFDQDKASIRPGMYAVLDRIALFMVDHPTYRLSITGHTDSKGDPDFNERLSQDRAESIRRYIEQKGKLKPNRIDSFGYGSTKPLKDPEATEEDARTNRRVEFRLIRPDADKKDAGGGAGW comes from the coding sequence ATGCCTCGTTCTATTCGTGCTATTCTGGTGCTGCTGGCTCTGGCCGGGAGCCTATTGGCCGCCCAAGCGCAGTCGGCGCTACGGGTGCGCCCACTAAACGCTAAAAAGATCCGGCAGCTGCGGCTACGGCCCGATGGCACCCCGGAATTTGCCAACGTAAACCGGGTGCCCTTCTTCTACAATAAGAAAGACCTAAAGGCCATTCAGCAGGCCGAAAAGCGCAAAAACTGGAAGCTGGCCCGCACGCTGCTGGAGCAATACGTTGCCCAGTTCGGCATTGAGAATTTCTACCGGGATACTAATATGCTCTGGCGCCTGGGCCAGCTCTGCGAGCGAAACGGGCAGGAAGAAAAAGCCAAGGCCTACTACCGCCTGGCCCTGAAGCACCACCGCCAGGACGTGCGCAAAATTCAGCTGTATTATGACTCGCTGGAGAAAAAGGATATCGACCTGTACGTGCCCCTGCAGGAGTATTATGCCCTGGTAGAGTACCGGAAGAACATTGCCACTTTCCACCCGCCCAAAGGCGTGTACACCAGCATGGGCTCTGGCATCAACTCTGATGCCCCCGATTACGGCCCGGCCGTGACGGGCGATGGCAACACGCTTATTTTTTCCTCGAAGCGAAAAATGCGCGGCATTCATGGCGTAGTAGATGAGGATTTATACCTCTCCCGCCGCGAGGGCGAATACTGGACGGATGCCGAGCCGCTGCCCAAGCCCATCAACTCGCCCTTTAATGAGGGCTCCGCTTGCCTCACCAAGGATGGCAAAACTATTTACTTCGCCCGCTGCGAGTGCCCCGAGTGCCACGGCAATTGCGACCTCTATACCGCCAACTTCAAAGACGGCGAATGGAGCGTACCCAAGAGCCTGGGCACCGACGTAAACTCCCCGGCCTGGGACTCGCAGCCTACCCTCTCTCCCGGCGAGGACACTTTGTATTTCGCTTCTGACCGGCTGGGCGGCTTCGGGCTTTCCGATATCTGGTACACCCACAAGCTCAAGAACGGGGAATGGTCGAAGGCAGAGAATATGGGGCCTATTGTGAATACCCGCGAAAGTGAGGTGAGCCCCTTCTACCACCCGCTGTACCATGTGCTGTACTTCAGCTCGCGCGGGCAACTGCTCAACTTCGGCGACTTCGATATCTATAAAACTTACCGGGTGCGCGGGCGCTGGCAGGAGCCGCGCAACATTGGGCCGCTGGTAAACGGGAAAGGCTCTGAGTACTATTTTACCATTGATGCCGACTCCAGGAACCTGTACTATGCCCGCTCCGAGCAGAAGGACATGAAAAACCTGGACCTCTACTCCTTCCCGTTGCCCATGGAAGCCCAGCCACTGGCCACCACGCACGTAGAAGGCTCGTTGGTAGATTCCGTATCCAGCAAACCGCTGGGAGGCATTGTGAGCGTAATTGATACCGATGACGGCATTGAAGTAGCCAGCAAATACCTGCGGGAAGATGGTAGCTTTGATTTCGACCTGATTGAAGGCTCCCACTACGTGCTGCTCATTCAGAGCCCCGATTTCTTTAGCGTGGAGAAAAAGCTGGAGCTGAAGGGCGACACGGTCATGAAGCTCATGACTAACTCCTTCCAGTATGGCATCCCGATGATTTTCAAGAACATCGAGTTTGATCAGGACAAGGCCAGCATCCGCCCCGGCATGTATGCGGTGCTAGACCGCATTGCCCTGTTTATGGTAGACCACCCCACCTACCGCCTCAGCATTACGGGCCACACCGATTCCAAAGGCGACCCGGACTTCAACGAAAGACTTTCCCAGGACCGCGCCGAGTCTATCCGGCGCTACATTGAGCAGAAAGGCAAGCTCAAGCCCAACCGCATCGACAGCTTCGGCTACGGCAGCACCAAACCGCTGAAAGACCCCGAGGCTACCGAAGAAGATGCCCGCACCAACCGCCGCGTAGAGTTCCGCCTCATCCGCCCCGATGCGGATAAGAAAGACGCTGGCGGAGGCGCCGGCTGGTAG
- the lon gene encoding endopeptidase La, producing MLEGEMPEVLPLLPVRNTVLFPGVVLPVTVTRKKSIRLVRKAYRGNKIVGVIAQKNTQSDDPALADLYTVGTLARILKLLVLPDGNTTIIIQGQCRFQIEEQVQESPYLTARVSYFPETFPAKSSKEVKGLVASLKDAAAKMLKLNPEIPQEAQVALDNIDSPAFLTHFLSSNINVEVGVKQKLLEISDGVQRGTQLLELMLKEIQLLEIKRDIQTKVHIDIDQQQRDYFLRQQIKVLQDELGFDGPDQEIDKLRARAKTKNWPEPVAKHFTKELDKLGRINPQAAEFPVNMNYVEFLLDLPWNEYTKDNFNLKRTRKILDQDHYGMEKVKERIIEYLAVLKLKQDLKAPILCLYGPPGVGKTSLGRSIAKALGRKYVRMSLGGVRDEAEIRGHRKTYVGAMPGRIISQIKKAGASNPVIVLDEIDKIASDFRGDPSSALLEVLDPEQNSTFTDNYLEVEYDLSKVLFIATANSLDTIQPALRDRMEIIDLTGYTLEEKTQIAKKHLWPKQLTEHGLSTKDVNITTAALQRVIDDYTRESGVRSLERKLGAVTRNIAKHKAMKEPFPETLEPKDIAKILGAAIFDRDIYQDNDTAGVVTGLAWTSVGGDILFIESLLSRGRGKLTLSGQLGDVMKESAVTALSYLRSRADELGIDYRLFDQYDLHIHFPEGAVPKDGPSAGIAIFTSIASVFTQRRVRSHLAMTGEITLRGKVLPVGGIKEKILAAKRAGVLDIILCSKNRKDIQEISAEYLKDLNIHYADRIDEVLKVALLDELVPHPMKLVVREETPATLGPSVEVQ from the coding sequence ATGCTGGAAGGCGAGATGCCGGAGGTGCTGCCCCTGCTGCCGGTGCGCAATACCGTGCTTTTTCCGGGTGTGGTGCTGCCCGTTACCGTCACGCGCAAAAAGAGCATCCGGCTGGTGCGCAAAGCCTATCGGGGAAACAAGATTGTAGGCGTTATCGCGCAGAAAAATACCCAAAGCGACGACCCCGCCCTGGCCGATCTGTACACGGTAGGTACCCTGGCGCGCATTCTGAAGCTGTTGGTGCTGCCCGATGGCAATACCACCATCATCATTCAGGGGCAATGCCGGTTTCAGATTGAAGAGCAGGTGCAGGAAAGCCCGTACCTGACGGCCCGCGTCAGCTATTTCCCCGAAACCTTTCCGGCCAAAAGCTCCAAAGAGGTGAAAGGTCTGGTGGCCTCACTGAAAGACGCTGCAGCTAAAATGCTGAAGCTGAACCCCGAAATTCCGCAGGAAGCCCAGGTGGCGCTGGATAATATCGACTCGCCGGCTTTCCTCACGCACTTCCTTTCTTCCAACATCAACGTGGAAGTGGGCGTGAAGCAGAAGCTGCTGGAAATTAGTGACGGTGTGCAGCGCGGCACCCAACTGCTGGAGCTCATGCTGAAGGAAATTCAGCTGCTGGAAATCAAGCGCGACATCCAGACCAAGGTCCACATCGACATTGATCAGCAGCAGCGCGACTATTTCCTGCGCCAGCAGATAAAAGTGCTGCAGGATGAGCTGGGCTTTGATGGCCCTGATCAGGAAATTGACAAGCTGCGGGCCCGCGCCAAAACCAAAAACTGGCCCGAGCCGGTAGCCAAGCACTTCACCAAAGAGCTGGACAAGCTGGGCCGCATCAACCCGCAGGCCGCCGAGTTTCCGGTGAACATGAACTACGTGGAGTTCCTGCTGGATCTGCCGTGGAACGAGTATACCAAAGACAACTTCAACCTAAAGCGTACCCGCAAAATCCTCGACCAGGACCACTACGGCATGGAAAAGGTGAAGGAGCGCATCATTGAGTACCTAGCCGTGCTCAAGCTCAAGCAGGACCTGAAGGCCCCCATTTTGTGCCTGTACGGCCCGCCCGGTGTGGGTAAAACCAGCCTGGGGCGCAGCATTGCCAAGGCGCTGGGGCGCAAGTATGTGCGCATGAGCCTGGGGGGCGTGCGCGATGAGGCCGAAATCCGTGGGCACCGCAAAACCTACGTGGGCGCCATGCCCGGCCGCATTATTTCCCAGATCAAGAAGGCCGGCGCCTCCAACCCGGTTATCGTGCTCGACGAAATCGACAAGATTGCCTCCGACTTCCGCGGCGACCCCAGCTCGGCGCTGCTGGAGGTGCTGGACCCGGAGCAGAACTCCACCTTCACCGACAACTACCTGGAGGTGGAGTATGACCTCTCCAAGGTGCTGTTCATTGCCACGGCCAACTCCCTGGACACCATTCAGCCCGCCCTGCGCGACCGTATGGAAATTATTGACCTGACGGGCTACACGCTGGAGGAGAAAACCCAGATTGCCAAAAAGCACCTCTGGCCCAAACAGCTGACCGAGCACGGCCTGAGCACGAAGGACGTGAATATCACCACTGCGGCTTTGCAGCGCGTTATTGATGACTATACCCGTGAAAGTGGGGTGCGAAGCCTGGAGCGCAAGCTGGGGGCCGTTACGCGCAACATTGCCAAGCACAAGGCCATGAAGGAGCCGTTCCCGGAAACGCTGGAGCCGAAGGATATTGCCAAAATCCTGGGTGCGGCCATCTTCGACCGGGATATTTACCAGGACAACGATACCGCCGGCGTGGTAACCGGGCTGGCCTGGACCTCTGTGGGCGGGGATATCCTGTTCATTGAAAGTCTGTTGAGCCGGGGCCGGGGTAAGCTCACGCTTTCCGGCCAGCTGGGCGACGTAATGAAAGAATCAGCGGTAACGGCGCTGAGCTACCTGCGCAGCCGCGCCGATGAGCTGGGCATTGATTATCGCCTCTTCGACCAGTACGACCTGCACATTCACTTTCCGGAAGGCGCCGTGCCCAAAGACGGCCCCAGTGCCGGTATTGCCATTTTCACCAGCATTGCCTCCGTGTTTACCCAGCGCCGCGTGCGCAGCCACCTGGCCATGACGGGCGAAATAACCCTGCGCGGCAAGGTGTTGCCGGTGGGCGGCATCAAGGAGAAGATTCTGGCCGCCAAGCGGGCCGGGGTGCTGGATATTATTCTGTGCAGTAAAAACCGCAAAGACATCCAGGAAATCTCCGCCGAATACCTCAAGGACCTCAATATTCACTACGCCGACCGCATAGATGAAGTGCTGAAAGTAGCCCTGCTGGATGAGCTGGTGCCACACCCCATGAAGCTGGTGGTACGGGAAGAAACCCCCGCCACCCTGGGGCCCAGCGTGGAAGTACAGTAA
- the porQ gene encoding type IX secretion system protein PorQ, which translates to MKQGHRIGILLLGLALAGLPGSSAWAQIGGQHAFEFLSLPASAKLAGLGGVNVSARDADGTMLLGNPALLNEEMDGRASLTYIDYLADIRQSTATYVFNSSRLGRMGVGLTYLNYGRFEQFDAAGNSLGEFSVNEYALGITKAVTTGNFTLGGTAKLAVSGIAGNHSVGTVLDAGGLFKHPTTDFTVALAVKNLGYQLRPYAGSEREPLPLDVQVGATIKPEHMPMRFSLTAHHLQQFDIVYLDSAQRGKLDENNEEIKPKKSVGDKIARHFVVGGELLLSKNFQVRVGYNHLRRRELRLDTRSGGAGLSFGVTFRLSQFQLDYTRAYYHVSGASNYFTLARSLDSIFKKNSGS; encoded by the coding sequence ATGAAGCAAGGGCACCGCATAGGGATACTGCTGCTGGGACTGGCATTGGCCGGCTTGCCTGGCTCTAGCGCCTGGGCGCAGATCGGTGGTCAGCATGCTTTCGAGTTTCTCTCCCTGCCCGCCAGCGCCAAGCTGGCCGGGCTGGGGGGCGTAAACGTAAGCGCGCGGGATGCTGATGGCACCATGCTGCTGGGAAACCCGGCCCTGCTGAATGAGGAAATGGATGGCCGCGCCTCCCTGACGTACATTGATTATCTGGCCGATATCCGCCAAAGCACGGCTACCTACGTGTTCAACTCCAGCAGGCTGGGCCGCATGGGCGTGGGGCTCACGTACCTGAACTATGGCCGGTTTGAGCAGTTTGATGCGGCGGGCAATAGCTTAGGCGAGTTTTCAGTCAATGAATATGCCTTGGGCATTACCAAAGCCGTTACCACGGGTAACTTCACGCTGGGCGGCACCGCCAAACTGGCGGTTTCGGGTATTGCCGGCAACCACTCCGTGGGCACGGTGCTGGATGCCGGCGGGCTTTTCAAACACCCCACCACCGATTTCACCGTGGCCCTGGCCGTAAAGAACCTGGGCTACCAGCTGCGGCCCTATGCCGGTTCTGAGCGGGAGCCGCTGCCGCTGGATGTGCAGGTGGGCGCTACCATCAAGCCCGAACATATGCCCATGCGCTTCTCGCTCACGGCGCATCATCTGCAGCAGTTCGACATTGTGTATCTGGACTCCGCCCAGCGCGGCAAGCTGGACGAGAACAACGAGGAGATAAAACCCAAAAAGTCGGTGGGCGACAAGATTGCCCGGCATTTTGTGGTGGGAGGGGAGCTGCTGCTGAGCAAGAACTTTCAGGTGCGCGTGGGCTATAACCACCTGCGCCGCCGCGAGCTGCGGCTGGATACCCGCTCCGGCGGGGCGGGCTTAAGCTTTGGCGTTACATTTCGTTTAAGTCAGTTTCAGCTCGACTATACCCGGGCTTATTACCACGTAAGCGGCGCCAGCAACTACTTCACCCTGGCCCGCAGCCTGGACTCCATCTTCAAAAAAAACAGCGGCAGTTGA
- the hslU gene encoding ATP-dependent protease ATPase subunit HslU, with protein sequence MLQSTTFLTPTQIVAELDKYIIGQHEAKRHVAIALRNRWRRLHAPLDMQREIVPNNILMIGSTGVGKTEIARRLASIADAPFTKVEASKFTEVGYVGRDVESMVRDLVEQSVNMVKQRRKEEVKAQAAQAVEDLILDALIPPISGTSTTRPAVGYSGSADASTTPDYELNERTRERFREKIRSGELDDRKIDIKVQQSSTPGLGVVGGPAGLDDASLAGLQDMLGSMMPKKTRKRKVTIAEARKILLDEEAAKLIDMDEVKDEAIRQAENAGIIFIDEIDKVASRSSKGGGGGPDVSREGVQRDLLPIVEGSAVSTKYGVINTDHILFIAAGAFHVAKPSDLIPELQGRFPIRVELQSLTKEDFFRILKDPKNALTKQYEALLKAEEVELSFDDAALERLAEIAFEVNEEVENIGARRLHTVMSRLLNEILFDVPDRIGPNAHILITRELVEERLQGMVRNRDLSQYIL encoded by the coding sequence ATGCTCCAATCCACTACGTTTCTGACGCCCACGCAAATTGTGGCCGAACTGGATAAGTACATCATCGGGCAGCACGAGGCCAAACGGCACGTGGCTATTGCCCTGCGCAACCGCTGGCGCCGCCTGCACGCGCCCCTGGATATGCAGCGCGAGATAGTGCCCAATAATATCCTCATGATTGGCTCTACGGGCGTGGGTAAAACCGAAATTGCGCGCCGCCTGGCCAGCATTGCCGATGCGCCCTTCACCAAAGTGGAAGCCTCCAAATTTACGGAGGTAGGCTACGTAGGCCGCGACGTGGAAAGCATGGTCCGCGACTTGGTAGAGCAGTCGGTGAACATGGTGAAGCAGCGCCGCAAGGAGGAAGTAAAAGCACAGGCTGCGCAGGCCGTGGAAGATTTGATTCTGGATGCACTGATTCCGCCCATCAGCGGCACCTCGACTACTCGCCCGGCAGTGGGTTATTCCGGTAGCGCCGATGCCAGCACCACGCCCGACTACGAGCTGAATGAGCGCACCCGGGAGCGGTTCCGCGAAAAAATCCGCTCCGGGGAGCTGGACGACCGTAAAATCGACATCAAAGTGCAGCAGAGCTCCACGCCCGGCCTGGGGGTAGTAGGCGGCCCGGCCGGCCTGGACGATGCTTCCTTGGCCGGTTTGCAGGATATGCTGGGCAGCATGATGCCCAAGAAAACCCGCAAGCGCAAAGTCACCATTGCCGAGGCGCGCAAGATTCTGCTGGATGAAGAAGCCGCCAAGCTCATTGATATGGATGAGGTGAAGGATGAAGCCATCCGGCAGGCCGAAAATGCGGGTATCATCTTCATTGATGAAATAGACAAAGTAGCCAGCCGCAGCAGCAAGGGTGGGGGCGGTGGCCCCGATGTAAGCCGGGAAGGCGTGCAGCGCGACCTGCTGCCCATTGTGGAAGGCTCAGCCGTGAGCACCAAATATGGCGTCATCAACACCGACCATATCCTGTTTATTGCGGCCGGCGCGTTTCACGTGGCCAAACCCAGTGACCTGATTCCGGAGCTGCAGGGCCGTTTTCCCATTCGTGTAGAACTGCAGAGCCTCACCAAAGAGGATTTCTTCCGCATTCTGAAAGACCCCAAAAATGCCCTCACCAAGCAGTACGAGGCCCTGTTGAAAGCCGAAGAAGTGGAGCTGTCGTTTGATGACGCCGCCCTGGAACGCTTGGCGGAAATTGCGTTTGAGGTGAACGAGGAAGTAGAAAACATTGGCGCGCGCCGCCTACACACCGTCATGAGCCGGCTGCTGAACGAAATCCTCTTTGACGTGCCGGACCGCATCGGCCCCAACGCGCACATCCTGATTACCCGCGAGCTGGTGGAAGAGCGCCTGCAAGGCATGGTGCGCAACCGGGACCTGTCGCAGTATATTCTGTGA
- a CDS encoding SDR family NAD(P)-dependent oxidoreductase, whose amino-acid sequence MHYYIITGPSRGLGKALAETVLQQPDSVVIGVSRHATIEHARYHHQPLDLSDMLAVQNNLHKVFPECSHASSITLINNAAVLGEIGYVGEVPNEHFEFVMDVNVVAPSMLMNTFLRTYAHLAMPRTVLNISSGAAQRSIDGWAAYCASKAALEMLTQVAAEEQQRRGSGVQIYSLSPGVMDTEMQEQIRESDEQNFSGVSTFKAYKQENRLNTSEEVAQRILTWLQGPAAGDKSVLLRLSDI is encoded by the coding sequence ATGCACTACTATATTATTACCGGACCCAGCCGCGGGCTGGGCAAAGCCCTGGCCGAAACAGTACTGCAGCAGCCTGATTCCGTTGTAATTGGCGTATCCCGCCACGCTACCATTGAGCATGCGCGCTACCACCACCAGCCGCTTGACCTCTCCGATATGCTGGCCGTGCAGAACAACCTCCATAAAGTGTTTCCAGAATGCAGCCACGCCAGCAGTATTACCTTGATTAACAACGCCGCCGTGCTGGGCGAAATAGGCTATGTGGGCGAAGTGCCTAATGAGCACTTTGAGTTTGTGATGGACGTAAATGTGGTGGCTCCCTCCATGCTCATGAATACCTTCCTGCGCACTTACGCCCACTTAGCTATGCCCCGAACGGTGCTCAATATCAGCTCGGGCGCCGCCCAACGCTCTATTGATGGGTGGGCAGCTTATTGTGCCTCTAAAGCCGCGCTTGAAATGCTCACGCAGGTAGCCGCCGAAGAACAGCAGCGGCGCGGCAGTGGCGTACAGATCTATAGCTTGTCTCCCGGGGTAATGGATACCGAAATGCAGGAGCAGATCCGGGAATCAGACGAGCAAAACTTTAGCGGCGTGAGCACCTTTAAAGCTTATAAACAGGAAAATAGACTGAATACCTCGGAAGAGGTAGCCCAGCGCATTTTGACTTGGCTACAGGGCCCGGCTGCTGGAGATAAATCAGTACTATTAAGATTGTCTGATATTTAA
- a CDS encoding SusD/RagB family nutrient-binding outer membrane lipoprotein, giving the protein MKKRLALFLATVLLVGQTGCDLFTDGYDISPNSASTTTLPLLMSGSQLELINIYTGQVDRISNVFIQRLAGTDQQYATYATYNINETDTNNDFDSIYQGGLINAQNMIDQATAEGSPYYVGIGKIMKAMLLGIATDVFGDVPNREALQGKTNFNPAYDPQEIVLQDIQTLLTEGIAELQKPASSNKIQPRTDDLIFNGNIEGWIKTAWIVKARYANRLSRRDPSGSATQALQFLDAAYAAGLNSSADDAKAPFGGTGSDLNQFYAFNNARPNYVKMGARLVDLMKSLNDPRLGVYATEDTNGEISGTPLGTTDQSSSDIGEYFASPAASVPMVTYVEAKFIEAEAALRLGQLPRAQAAYTEAITAHFNELGVQGQLPAYLAANGTLSGTNALAQIMTQKYIATFLQLEGWADYRRTKLPLLTPDPTGIIDVIPERLPTSQNERVNNKNATVVQDLAVPVYWAQP; this is encoded by the coding sequence ATGAAAAAGCGACTCGCCTTATTTTTGGCTACCGTGCTGCTTGTTGGGCAGACGGGTTGTGACCTGTTCACAGATGGCTATGACATCAGCCCCAACAGTGCGTCTACTACCACTTTACCATTGCTGATGTCGGGCTCTCAATTGGAGCTTATCAATATCTATACCGGGCAGGTGGATAGAATTTCCAATGTTTTTATTCAGCGCCTGGCAGGTACTGACCAGCAATACGCCACTTACGCTACCTATAATATAAATGAGACAGATACCAATAACGACTTCGATTCAATCTATCAGGGTGGGCTGATTAATGCGCAAAACATGATAGATCAGGCCACGGCAGAAGGTTCTCCTTATTATGTAGGCATCGGCAAAATTATGAAGGCTATGCTGCTGGGCATTGCCACTGATGTGTTTGGGGATGTTCCCAACCGTGAAGCGTTGCAAGGCAAAACCAACTTCAATCCCGCGTACGATCCGCAGGAAATTGTGCTCCAGGATATCCAGACGCTACTTACTGAAGGCATTGCAGAGCTGCAAAAGCCCGCCAGCAGCAATAAAATCCAGCCCCGCACCGATGACCTTATTTTCAACGGCAACATTGAGGGCTGGATTAAAACTGCCTGGATAGTAAAGGCCCGCTATGCCAACCGCCTCAGTCGCCGTGATCCATCCGGTTCAGCTACGCAGGCTCTGCAATTCCTGGATGCCGCGTATGCTGCCGGGCTCAATAGCTCAGCCGATGACGCCAAGGCTCCCTTCGGTGGTACCGGCTCCGACCTGAACCAGTTTTATGCCTTTAATAATGCCCGGCCCAACTATGTGAAGATGGGCGCCCGCCTGGTTGATTTGATGAAGTCTCTCAATGACCCCCGACTTGGAGTATATGCCACTGAAGACACTAATGGAGAAATAAGTGGCACACCCTTGGGCACTACCGATCAGTCTAGTTCAGACATTGGCGAATATTTCGCTTCGCCAGCTGCCTCTGTCCCCATGGTTACCTATGTAGAGGCTAAATTTATCGAGGCCGAGGCTGCCCTACGGCTTGGTCAGCTTCCACGGGCGCAGGCAGCCTATACAGAAGCCATTACAGCCCACTTCAACGAGTTGGGCGTGCAGGGTCAGCTACCAGCTTACTTGGCGGCAAACGGTACGCTAAGCGGAACCAATGCCTTGGCGCAGATCATGACGCAGAAGTACATTGCCACCTTCCTGCAATTAGAAGGCTGGGCGGACTACCGCCGCACCAAGCTGCCATTACTTACCCCAGACCCCACCGGCATTATTGATGTAATTCCGGAGCGCCTTCCCACTTCCCAGAATGAGCGGGTAAACAACAAAAATGCTACGGTAGTACAGGACCTTGCTGTTCCAGTATACTGGGCTCAACCTTAG